One stretch of Methanococcus voltae PS DNA includes these proteins:
- a CDS encoding transglutaminase-like domain-containing protein, producing the protein MGFTKNLKKIYLNGQMGVNDENMEELNKIYNIINLNNNNKHDDNTHKNDIYNKAILSNILEFQNLNIEYTFERGIVFAIVTILFLGLASISITNILTIISALFLGIYGGLLYPVYSFSFLLLILYLAYTNNLYSKFIVIMFITSILINYYLYYIFGFLDSVILYSACIGGILAVMTYVYLKYRLISRDKKLAYHTIESIFKLNLPIESSLRYRVAICREYAKITAMLLNKAGFKDIYYFTVIGHVATGLKLNNKYYVLDQRLPILSLNDWLYKVGRKNVDAYKLKFMDVTDLNRNLDSKNHNEHLKIELEDINTIYRDYDHDENLYRELNYKDMSNKLLKLLNCNPKPILNKKPDFNITLKYYIREIDEVIEYSILRMLYLEIGKKFGSNISKISNIEIYKSEINKNELVINIWINNKDYTE; encoded by the coding sequence ATGGGATTTACTAAAAATTTAAAAAAAATTTATTTAAATGGTCAAATGGGTGTTAATGACGAAAATATGGAAGAATTAAACAAAATATATAATATAATTAATTTAAACAATAATAATAAGCATGATGATAATACTCATAAAAATGACATATACAACAAAGCAATTTTGTCAAATATATTGGAATTTCAAAATTTAAATATCGAATATACCTTTGAAAGAGGAATAGTATTTGCAATTGTCACTATATTATTTTTAGGACTTGCTAGTATCTCGATTACTAATATACTGACCATTATTTCTGCATTATTTCTCGGAATTTATGGTGGTCTATTGTATCCCGTATATTCTTTTAGTTTCCTATTATTGATACTATATCTGGCTTATACGAATAATTTGTACAGCAAATTTATAGTTATTATGTTTATTACTTCAATACTGATTAATTATTATTTATATTATATATTTGGATTTTTAGACTCTGTAATCCTTTATTCCGCATGTATTGGTGGAATATTAGCAGTAATGACCTACGTTTATCTTAAATACCGGTTAATCTCGAGAGATAAAAAATTAGCATATCATACTATAGAATCAATTTTTAAGCTAAATTTACCTATTGAAAGTAGCTTACGATATAGGGTAGCTATTTGTAGGGAATATGCAAAAATAACTGCTATGTTGTTGAACAAAGCAGGTTTTAAAGATATATATTACTTTACGGTAATTGGACACGTTGCAACAGGCTTAAAATTGAATAATAAATACTATGTGTTAGACCAAAGGTTACCGATATTATCGCTGAATGATTGGTTGTATAAAGTTGGTCGTAAAAATGTAGATGCTTATAAGCTGAAATTCATGGATGTTACAGATTTAAACCGTAATTTGGATTCTAAAAATCATAACGAACATTTAAAAATAGAATTAGAAGATATAAACACTATTTATCGGGATTATGACCATGATGAAAATTTATATCGAGAATTAAATTACAAAGATATGTCAAATAAGCTTTTAAAATTATTAAACTGTAATCCAAAACCAATTTTAAATAAAAAGCCGGATTTTAACATTACTTTGAAATACTATATTCGTGAAATTGATGAAGTTATAGAATACAGTATTTTAAGAATGCTTTATTTAGAAATTGGAAAAAAATTTGGGAGTAATATCTCTAAAATATCAAATATCGAGATATACAAGAGTGAAATCAATAAAAATGAGTTAGTAATTAACATATGGATTAATAATAAAGATTATACGGAATAA
- a CDS encoding methanogenesis marker 14 protein yields the protein MGIMDSIKSIFNKSKKVNYSMSKTVDLMDLNPRQVGPNQHVKPYYVVASVELGNTTTKAIITATDMEEGITYLVSKDVRMTRDVRGPKKGENVFGTTIWGIELTKEAVSDMVRDVLLGALEKAHLTPDDIHFVVRSTGVTAGFASPEEVGNMIVALAEGCRNAGIPNSKMTPIMTKKQLPEKLQNYCLVDKVMFDGAVTGVVPPKGKEAVANEMEGELVTAGLKSGSKWTDVDFRNPCISIDFGTTLAGRVINDELPYAKVVGNLCGLAGAIPDALVRGTGLVSKKGGAVLDIKNKAGKIDKKLAKEYSDKVHEFVSVERVPMGRTRYGTVPLDTEAAEKAGTYLIGCDVGENGSDLIKLESIGKELYEKSNINTLLYCLDLVSARVACRVIKIAKDNGLVTEKSAVGITGRAGITGEKPDVLIEMLKSLNIWDEPNDHVVFVEDGLALGAGVMARCMNCLGTPKHPIGGNRGGPCILKQRIERQKR from the coding sequence ATGGGTATTATGGACTCTATAAAATCCATATTTAACAAATCTAAAAAAGTAAATTACTCAATGTCTAAAACAGTTGATTTAATGGACTTAAATCCCCGACAAGTGGGTCCAAATCAACACGTAAAACCTTATTATGTTGTAGCTTCTGTTGAATTAGGTAATACAACTACCAAAGCGATTATAACAGCAACGGATATGGAAGAAGGTATTACTTACTTAGTAAGTAAAGATGTAAGAATGACTAGGGATGTAAGAGGCCCTAAAAAAGGCGAAAACGTATTTGGTACTACAATTTGGGGTATTGAATTAACCAAAGAAGCTGTATCTGATATGGTTAGGGACGTATTGCTCGGAGCTTTAGAAAAGGCACATTTAACACCCGATGATATTCATTTCGTAGTTAGAAGTACAGGGGTTACTGCAGGTTTTGCATCTCCTGAAGAAGTTGGAAATATGATAGTTGCACTTGCAGAAGGTTGTAGAAACGCAGGAATTCCAAATTCAAAGATGACTCCAATCATGACTAAAAAACAACTTCCGGAAAAATTGCAGAATTACTGTTTAGTTGATAAAGTAATGTTTGACGGTGCAGTAACTGGTGTAGTACCTCCAAAAGGTAAAGAAGCCGTAGCAAACGAGATGGAAGGAGAATTAGTAACAGCAGGTTTAAAATCTGGTTCAAAATGGACGGATGTAGACTTTAGAAACCCTTGTATTTCCATTGATTTCGGTACTACACTCGCAGGTAGGGTTATAAATGATGAATTACCTTACGCAAAAGTTGTAGGTAATTTATGCGGTTTAGCCGGTGCTATTCCTGACGCACTTGTTCGAGGCACTGGACTTGTTAGTAAAAAAGGTGGAGCCGTTTTAGATATCAAAAATAAGGCCGGTAAGATAGATAAGAAACTCGCAAAAGAATATTCCGACAAAGTTCACGAATTCGTTAGCGTTGAGCGTGTACCTATGGGGCGTACAAGATACGGTACTGTACCATTGGATACTGAAGCTGCTGAAAAAGCAGGTACTTACTTAATTGGGTGCGATGTAGGTGAAAACGGTAGCGATTTAATAAAGTTGGAATCCATTGGAAAAGAACTATATGAAAAATCAAATATTAACACTTTGCTTTATTGTTTAGATTTAGTATCGGCTAGGGTGGCTTGTAGGGTCATAAAAATAGCTAAAGACAATGGTTTAGTTACGGAAAAATCCGCAGTAGGCATAACTGGAAGAGCGGGTATAACTGGAGAAAAACCTGACGTTTTAATCGAAATGCTGAAATCTTTGAACATATGGGATGAACCAAACGACCACGTCGTATTTGTTGAAGATGGTTTAGCACTCGGTGCAGGCGTAATGGCAAGATGTATGAATTGTTTAGGGACTCCAAAACACCCAATAGGCGGAAATAGGGGCGGTCCATGTATACTAAAACAAAGAATTGAGCGCCAAAAAAGATAA
- the bioB gene encoding biotin synthase BioB — protein MNKELKNENDDVENSEDIKEEVNSDIDISELNVLDEELLNSSLEGISHKKSLELWDLDLDVLLNTTNNLKIICGNNKKPKMDLCSIINAKSGKCTQNCSFCAQSIHNTCEIDEYGLKTPQEILKNAKGMKQYCNRYSIVTSGKKVSDEEFETILETLVGIQKETGLKTCASLGILSKDQIKAFSENKIRLHNNLETSKEYFDKICTTHSYKDKYDVTKKAKKYGVSVCSGGIFGLGETKKDRHSMIYDLKELGVDSIALNLLNPIKGTKNYELIDNKVYTPIGVIEALKSIAIAKIIYPQSSVRLCGGREHVLKDLQNLAFYSLDGLMVGNYLTTDGQSPDKDLKMLKEMGFEI, from the coding sequence ATGAATAAAGAACTAAAAAACGAAAATGATGACGTAGAAAATTCAGAAGATATAAAAGAGGAAGTAAATAGCGATATTGATATTTCCGAATTAAATGTACTTGATGAAGAACTTTTAAATTCCTCTTTGGAAGGTATTTCTCATAAAAAATCTTTAGAATTATGGGATTTAGATTTAGATGTGCTATTAAATACAACAAATAATTTAAAAATTATCTGTGGAAACAATAAAAAGCCAAAAATGGATTTATGTTCGATAATAAATGCAAAATCTGGCAAATGTACTCAAAATTGTTCATTTTGTGCTCAATCTATCCATAATACCTGCGAAATAGATGAATATGGATTAAAAACCCCTCAAGAAATATTGAAAAACGCAAAAGGAATGAAACAATACTGTAACAGGTACTCGATAGTTACCAGTGGTAAAAAGGTATCTGATGAAGAATTTGAAACAATTCTCGAAACTTTAGTTGGTATACAAAAAGAAACAGGATTAAAAACTTGTGCATCGTTAGGAATACTATCAAAAGACCAAATAAAAGCTTTTTCAGAAAATAAAATAAGATTGCATAATAATTTGGAGACTTCAAAAGAATACTTCGATAAAATTTGTACAACTCATAGTTATAAAGATAAATATGACGTTACAAAAAAAGCCAAAAAATACGGGGTTAGTGTATGTAGTGGCGGTATTTTTGGTCTCGGGGAAACTAAAAAGGATAGACACAGTATGATATACGATTTAAAGGAACTTGGTGTAGATAGTATAGCATTAAACTTGTTAAATCCTATTAAAGGTACTAAAAACTATGAATTAATAGATAATAAAGTTTACACGCCAATTGGAGTCATAGAAGCGTTGAAATCTATTGCAATCGCAAAAATAATTTATCCACAAAGTAGCGTGAGACTATGTGGTGGCAGAGAACACGTCTTAAAAGATTTGCAAAATTTAGCGTTTTATTCGCTTGATGGTCTTATGGTGGGCAATTATTTAACCACAGATGGT